In Thioalkalivibrio paradoxus ARh 1, the following are encoded in one genomic region:
- the glgB gene encoding 1,4-alpha-glucan branching protein GlgB, whose translation MTTALHNCIRPSGDPIARLGTARWHDPHGLLGRHAVDHQTVCCRSFLPRAREAWLLCGAADAGAAHREPMIPSPDLPGLFTWTGPLADCPLHPTIVWSEGDGRTFQAVDPYSFAPNISGFDLHLFGEGRHWHAHRMLGAHPEHRDGIAGVRFAVWAPGAERVSVVGDFNHWDGRCHPMSVHGGSGVWELFIPGLPDGALYKFEIRNRESGNIFVKSDPYGAFFEIRPNTASRVFTSRDYPWNDDAWLQRRSDPLAWKHRPMSIYEVHLGSWKRGDEGRFLGYRELADELIPYVRDRGFTHIELLPVTEHPFDGSWGYQSTGFFAPTSRFGTPDDFRHLVDAAHRAGIGVLLDWVPGHFPKDSFALARFDGTALYEHEDPRKGEHRDWGTLIFNYGRSEVRNFLLSSALCWIEDFHIDGLRVDAVASMLYLDYSRQANDWIPNEYGGNENLDAIAFLRELNRTIQSNHPGVLMIAEESTAWPGVSRPPDTGGLGFTMKWNMGWMHDTLAYFRLDPIHRQHHHNQLTFGMLYAYTENFVLPFSHDEVVHGKRSLRGRMPGDEAQQHAQLRLLYAYQWTYPGKKLLFMGQEFGQGTEWSESRELDWYVLQYPLHQGMTTLVRDLNRLYQEEPALHALEFESEGFAWLDCDDASRSVLSYLRRGGDSQWIVVLNLTPVPREDYAIPAPHGGLWTVRLNTDSEFYGGGSRGSRQARAEPQPLRGFSHTLRLDLPPLAALILAPG comes from the coding sequence ATCCGATCGCCCGTCTCGGCACTGCCCGCTGGCACGATCCGCACGGGCTTCTGGGGCGCCACGCAGTGGACCACCAGACGGTCTGTTGCCGCAGCTTCTTGCCGCGGGCGCGCGAGGCCTGGCTGCTGTGTGGCGCGGCCGATGCCGGAGCCGCACACCGCGAACCGATGATCCCAAGCCCCGACCTGCCCGGCCTGTTCACCTGGACCGGCCCTCTTGCGGATTGCCCCCTGCATCCGACGATCGTCTGGTCGGAGGGTGACGGCCGCACGTTTCAGGCGGTTGACCCCTACAGCTTTGCCCCGAACATTTCCGGGTTCGACCTGCACCTGTTCGGCGAGGGGCGCCACTGGCACGCTCACCGCATGCTTGGAGCGCACCCGGAACATCGCGACGGCATCGCCGGGGTCCGCTTCGCGGTCTGGGCGCCGGGCGCGGAGCGCGTCAGTGTCGTCGGCGACTTCAACCACTGGGACGGCCGCTGCCATCCGATGTCGGTGCACGGCGGCAGCGGAGTCTGGGAGCTGTTCATCCCCGGCCTGCCCGACGGAGCGCTGTACAAGTTCGAAATCCGGAACCGGGAGTCCGGAAACATTTTCGTGAAAAGCGACCCGTACGGCGCATTTTTCGAGATACGCCCGAATACCGCGAGCCGCGTCTTCACCAGCCGCGACTATCCGTGGAATGACGACGCCTGGCTGCAGCGGCGCAGCGACCCGCTCGCGTGGAAGCACCGGCCGATGAGCATCTACGAGGTCCATCTCGGGTCCTGGAAGCGCGGGGACGAAGGGCGCTTTCTCGGCTACCGCGAACTCGCCGACGAGCTGATTCCCTACGTACGCGACCGCGGGTTCACGCATATCGAACTGCTGCCGGTCACCGAACACCCGTTCGACGGCTCCTGGGGCTACCAGAGCACCGGATTCTTCGCGCCCACGTCGAGATTCGGCACGCCCGACGACTTCCGCCATCTGGTCGATGCGGCGCACCGGGCCGGAATCGGGGTATTGCTGGACTGGGTGCCCGGGCATTTCCCCAAGGACTCATTCGCCCTCGCCCGCTTCGACGGCACCGCCCTCTACGAACACGAGGATCCGCGCAAGGGCGAGCACCGCGACTGGGGCACGCTGATCTTCAACTACGGGCGCTCCGAGGTCCGCAACTTCCTGCTGTCCAGCGCGCTGTGCTGGATCGAGGATTTCCACATCGACGGCCTGCGCGTCGATGCGGTGGCCTCGATGCTGTACCTCGACTACTCGCGCCAGGCCAACGACTGGATCCCGAACGAATACGGCGGCAACGAAAACCTCGATGCGATCGCCTTCCTGCGCGAACTCAACCGCACCATCCAGAGCAACCACCCCGGCGTGTTGATGATCGCCGAGGAATCCACCGCCTGGCCCGGCGTCAGCCGGCCGCCGGACACCGGCGGGCTGGGGTTCACGATGAAGTGGAACATGGGCTGGATGCACGACACGCTCGCGTATTTCCGGCTGGACCCGATCCACCGCCAACACCATCACAACCAGCTGACCTTCGGGATGCTGTACGCCTACACCGAGAACTTCGTGCTGCCCTTCTCGCACGACGAAGTAGTGCACGGCAAACGCAGCCTGCGGGGCCGCATGCCGGGCGACGAGGCGCAGCAGCACGCGCAACTGCGGCTGCTGTACGCGTACCAGTGGACCTACCCCGGCAAGAAATTGCTGTTCATGGGGCAGGAATTCGGCCAGGGCACCGAGTGGAGCGAGAGCCGCGAACTCGACTGGTATGTCCTGCAGTACCCGCTGCATCAGGGCATGACCACGCTGGTGCGCGACCTGAACCGCCTGTACCAGGAGGAGCCTGCGCTGCATGCCCTCGAATTCGAATCCGAGGGCTTCGCCTGGCTGGACTGCGACGACGCCAGCCGTTCGGTGCTCAGCTATCTGCGGCGCGGAGGCGATTCGCAATGGATCGTCGTGCTGAACCTCACCCCGGTTCCGCGGGAGGACTACGCAATACCCGCGCCTCACGGCGGTCTCTGGACGGTTCGGCTGAACACCGACTCCGAGTTCTACGGCGGCGGCTCGCGCGGCTCTCGGCAGGCCCGGGCCGAGCCCCAGCCATTGCGCGGCTTCAGCCACACCCTGCGCCTCGATCTGCCGCCGCTGGCGGCGCTGATCCTGGCACCAGGGTAG